In a genomic window of Stakelama saccharophila:
- a CDS encoding molybdopterin molybdotransferase MoeA, translating to MTLLPVEEARDRIFSLGTLAACEEVPLHQAAGRWAAKAIPARRTQPAADLSAMDGYAIRFSDLPGPWRLVGESAAGHPFSGTLGEGEAVRIFTGATMPPGADAVLVQEEADRDGTVVALTGEGPAHVGRNVRPCGLDFRTEEILIAAGERLTAARLALCAMGGHDTVPVRRRIRVAIAATGDELVPPGRTDAGKLPESNGTMLTALVHDLPVDVVDLGILPDSQELLESAFRQVDADILVTTGGASVGDHDLVRPALEAAGANIDFWRIALRPGKPMMAGMLRDAVVLGLPGNPVSAFVTATLFLRPLIAKLGGASDVAPATFTVPLGEDLPANGPRTDYLRAKLVDGAACAAAIQDSSMLRTLARADCLILRTPHAPPAAAGDSVEILPLT from the coding sequence ATGACGCTCCTGCCCGTCGAGGAAGCGCGCGATCGTATCTTTTCGCTCGGGACGTTGGCGGCCTGCGAGGAAGTGCCGTTGCACCAGGCCGCCGGTCGGTGGGCGGCGAAGGCGATTCCGGCGCGGCGCACACAGCCCGCCGCGGACCTTTCCGCCATGGACGGCTATGCCATCCGGTTCTCGGATCTGCCCGGTCCGTGGCGGTTGGTGGGCGAAAGCGCGGCCGGGCACCCCTTTTCCGGCACGCTTGGCGAAGGCGAGGCCGTGCGAATCTTCACCGGCGCCACCATGCCGCCGGGTGCCGATGCGGTGCTGGTGCAGGAAGAAGCGGACCGGGACGGTACCGTCGTCGCCCTGACGGGCGAAGGGCCCGCTCATGTCGGTCGCAACGTCAGGCCGTGCGGGCTGGATTTTCGAACCGAAGAAATTCTCATTGCGGCCGGCGAGCGCCTGACGGCGGCCCGCCTGGCCCTTTGCGCCATGGGAGGGCACGACACCGTGCCCGTGCGTCGTCGCATCCGGGTCGCGATCGCGGCGACGGGCGACGAACTCGTGCCTCCCGGCCGGACCGATGCCGGCAAGCTGCCGGAATCGAACGGCACGATGCTGACGGCGCTGGTTCACGACCTCCCTGTGGACGTGGTCGACCTGGGGATTCTGCCGGACAGCCAGGAGCTACTCGAAAGCGCCTTCCGGCAGGTCGATGCCGACATCCTGGTCACCACCGGCGGTGCATCGGTCGGCGATCACGATCTCGTTCGCCCTGCACTCGAAGCCGCCGGCGCCAACATCGATTTCTGGCGGATCGCTCTTCGGCCGGGAAAACCCATGATGGCCGGCATGCTGCGGGACGCGGTGGTGCTCGGCCTGCCGGGAAACCCGGTCTCGGCCTTTGTCACCGCCACGCTGTTCCTGCGGCCGCTGATCGCCAAGCTCGGCGGCGCGTCCGACGTTGCACCCGCAACCTTCACCGTGCCCCTGGGCGAAGACCTTCCCGCTAACGGCCCGCGCACCGATTACCTGCGGGCGAAGCTGGTGGATGGCGCCGCCTGTGCCGCCGCCATCCAGGACAGTTCCATGCTGCGCACGCTGGCGCGCGCGGATTGCCTGATCCTGCGGACGCCGCACGCCCCGCCGGCCGCCGCCGGCGACTCAGTGGAAATCCTGCCGCTTACTTGA
- the trpC gene encoding indole-3-glycerol phosphate synthase TrpC — MTTMLDRILETKRTEVARRKAERSSADLVAAAAEQTPPRGFRAALDARARTGHALIAEIKKASPSKGLIREDFDPPSHAAAYAAGGATCLSVLTDEPWFQGADAYLSAARAACALPVLRKDFLVDPWQAAEARAIGADAVLLIVAALDDGVMAEIEAAAIEQDMDVLVEVHDAAELDRALRLKSRLIGVNNRNLKDFTVDFKRTYELVGSAPTDCTFVAESGLTTRADLDAMAEHGISCFLVGEALMRQKDVESATRALVG; from the coding sequence ATGACGACGATGCTCGACCGCATACTCGAAACCAAGCGCACCGAGGTGGCGCGCCGGAAGGCGGAGCGCAGTTCGGCGGACCTCGTTGCCGCCGCCGCAGAGCAGACCCCGCCGCGCGGCTTCCGGGCGGCGCTGGATGCAAGAGCGCGGACGGGCCATGCGCTCATTGCGGAAATCAAGAAGGCCAGCCCTTCCAAGGGGCTGATCCGAGAGGATTTCGATCCGCCGAGTCATGCCGCCGCCTACGCCGCGGGCGGCGCGACCTGCCTTTCGGTCCTGACTGACGAGCCATGGTTCCAGGGCGCCGACGCCTATCTGTCGGCAGCTCGGGCCGCCTGCGCGCTGCCGGTCCTGCGCAAGGATTTTCTGGTCGATCCCTGGCAGGCGGCGGAAGCGCGCGCGATCGGCGCCGATGCCGTGCTGCTGATCGTGGCCGCGCTCGACGACGGCGTCATGGCGGAAATCGAGGCTGCGGCGATCGAACAGGACATGGACGTGCTGGTCGAAGTCCATGATGCCGCGGAACTCGATCGGGCGCTGCGGCTGAAATCGAGGCTGATCGGGGTGAACAACCGTAATCTGAAGGACTTCACGGTCGATTTTAAGCGGACTTATGAGCTGGTGGGGTCGGCCCCCACCGACTGTACGTTCGTGGCGGAAAGCGGTTTGACCACGCGTGCCGACCTCGATGCCATGGCCGAACATGGCATCAGTTGCTTTCTGGTCGGCGAGGCGTTGATGCGCCAGAAGGACGTGGAGAGCGCGACGAGGGCACTGGTCGGATGA
- a CDS encoding sensor histidine kinase, whose product MRDTMAEPARGRTDREGVLREADAGFDRLNARAGGALGEPIRMPSVAAAARLAQRLGIPVSRPLVAADEDGERALWVRAEPEEDGVVVELIPAREAGRWAEAMAGRVQSGGSEAVWGDWKWETDRALRLTRMSPKAAALHGFALSELLGRPLTRLFDLMGGADGQFPLLAAVAARTAVDGQVARVRSDGRRVRLSAVAQTDRAGGFVGLHGSATLLDRAPEPVATADSSHLHPEALTQSFPDGFTQRLDRALRGPLSRIIATADSIQAQTEGPLRDDYAEYAGDIAGAGRHLLGLIEDLVDLQAVERDDFAVEIERIDLADVARRAAGLLSVRASEGKVSIDRPMTDTGIVAAGEFRRVLQILVNLVSNAVRHSPPGSTVWIRLQEEAGSACVIVADQGPGIAAEDHHRIFERFERLQPQHSGGSGLGLYLARRLARAMGGELSVDSAPGQGARFILRLPSA is encoded by the coding sequence ATGCGCGACACCATGGCGGAGCCGGCACGCGGACGGACGGACCGCGAAGGCGTGCTGCGAGAAGCGGACGCGGGATTCGACCGCCTCAATGCGCGCGCGGGCGGAGCGCTGGGCGAACCGATACGGATGCCCTCGGTCGCCGCTGCGGCGCGCCTTGCCCAGCGTCTGGGCATTCCGGTGTCGCGACCGCTCGTCGCTGCCGACGAGGACGGCGAACGCGCGTTATGGGTTCGGGCCGAGCCGGAGGAAGATGGCGTCGTCGTCGAATTGATACCGGCCCGTGAAGCGGGACGGTGGGCCGAAGCCATGGCCGGCCGCGTCCAATCCGGCGGTAGCGAGGCGGTCTGGGGCGACTGGAAATGGGAAACGGATCGCGCCCTGCGCCTGACCCGCATGTCGCCAAAGGCGGCGGCGCTGCACGGTTTTGCACTTTCCGAGTTGCTCGGACGGCCGTTGACCCGATTGTTCGATCTGATGGGCGGTGCCGACGGTCAGTTTCCGTTGTTGGCGGCGGTAGCCGCACGTACCGCGGTCGACGGACAGGTGGCGAGAGTGCGGAGTGATGGACGGCGTGTCCGCCTTTCAGCCGTCGCGCAGACCGATCGTGCGGGAGGGTTTGTCGGCCTGCATGGTTCGGCAACGCTCCTCGATCGGGCGCCGGAACCTGTCGCGACCGCCGATTCGTCCCATCTTCACCCGGAAGCGCTGACCCAGAGCTTCCCCGACGGATTCACGCAGCGGCTCGACCGCGCCTTGCGTGGACCGCTCAGTCGGATCATCGCCACCGCTGATTCGATCCAGGCGCAGACGGAAGGTCCCTTGCGCGACGACTATGCCGAATATGCCGGCGATATTGCCGGCGCCGGGCGGCATCTTCTGGGCCTGATCGAGGATCTCGTCGATCTGCAGGCGGTCGAGCGCGACGATTTCGCCGTGGAAATAGAGCGGATCGACCTGGCCGATGTCGCGCGCAGAGCGGCGGGGCTGCTCTCCGTCCGGGCCAGCGAAGGGAAGGTGTCGATCGATCGGCCGATGACGGATACAGGCATTGTCGCTGCGGGGGAATTCCGGCGGGTGCTCCAGATCCTGGTCAACCTCGTCAGCAACGCCGTGCGTCATTCACCGCCGGGCAGCACCGTCTGGATTCGCCTGCAGGAAGAAGCGGGCAGCGCCTGCGTGATCGTGGCCGATCAGGGGCCGGGGATCGCCGCGGAGGACCATCACCGCATCTTTGAACGGTTCGAGCGGTTGCAGCCGCAACATTCCGGCGGCAGCGGCCTCGGCCTCTATCTCGCGCGGCGACTCGCCCGCGCAATGGGTGGCGAGCTATCGGTCGATAGCGCGCCCGGTCAGGGCGCACGCTTCATTTTGCGACTGCCATCCGCCTGA
- the lexA gene encoding transcriptional repressor LexA — protein MLTRKQHQLICFIADRLTETGVSPSFEEMKEALDLKSKSGVHRLISALEERGFLRRLPNRARALEVLRTPERAARQQPATAAAVNRGDAAGPAPEPANDVVEIPLHGRIAAGVPIEALEGAQMLPVPAALLGSGEHYALEVAGDSMVDAGILDGDYALIRRTEVAHDGEIVVALIDENEATLKYFRHEGAMIRLDPANRSYDPQRYSPKQVRIQGRLSGLLRRY, from the coding sequence ATGCTGACGCGCAAACAGCACCAACTTATCTGTTTCATTGCCGATCGCCTCACTGAAACGGGGGTCTCGCCGTCGTTCGAGGAGATGAAGGAGGCGCTGGACCTGAAATCCAAATCGGGTGTTCACCGCCTGATCAGCGCGCTGGAAGAACGTGGCTTTCTGCGGCGCCTTCCCAATCGAGCGCGGGCGCTGGAGGTGCTGCGGACGCCGGAGCGTGCGGCCCGGCAGCAGCCGGCCACCGCCGCTGCCGTCAACCGGGGCGATGCCGCCGGTCCCGCACCGGAACCGGCGAACGACGTCGTCGAAATTCCACTGCACGGCCGGATCGCGGCCGGCGTGCCGATCGAGGCGCTGGAAGGGGCGCAGATGTTGCCGGTGCCGGCGGCATTGCTGGGTTCGGGCGAACATTACGCATTGGAGGTCGCCGGCGATTCGATGGTCGATGCCGGCATTCTCGACGGCGACTATGCGCTGATCCGCCGAACCGAAGTGGCCCATGACGGTGAAATCGTGGTGGCCCTGATCGACGAGAATGAAGCGACGCTGAAATATTTCCGGCACGAAGGTGCGATGATCCGGCTCGACCCCGCCAACCGCAGCTACGATCCGCAGCGTTACAGCCCGAAACAGGTCCGGATTCAGGGGCGCTTGTCGGGATTGCTCCGCCGCTACTGA
- the gltX gene encoding glutamate--tRNA ligase produces the protein MGATPDTAAPASGAVVTRFAPSPTGFLHIGGARTALFNWLYARHTGGKFLLRIEDTDRKRSTEPAIAAILDGMRWLGLDWDGEEVYQFSRQARHVEVAQALLASGNAYRCYASSEELAALREEQRAAGKPIRYDGRWRDRDPSEAPEGASFVVRLKAPKEGATTIDDRVQGSVTVNNAEIDDFVLLRADGTPTYMLAVVVDDHDMGVTHVIRGDDHFNNAFRQLPIIRAMGWSEPVYAHVPLIHGADGAKLSKRHGALGVDAYRDEMGYLPEAVSNYLLRLGWGHGDEEIISRDRAIGLFDLSGIGRSPSRFDFKKLKNLNGHYMREAEDARLAKLARPFLGFEPDERQMALFERAVPFLKVRANDLIELADGAGFLFRSRPLELDESAAALLEGDARAILSRVHGALDAVENWDTETLETAVRNTAEGADVKLGKVAQPLRAALTGRKTSPGIFDVLVLLGREESLARIADQMA, from the coding sequence TTGGGCGCAACACCTGATACCGCCGCGCCGGCAAGCGGCGCCGTCGTAACCCGCTTCGCGCCGTCGCCGACCGGATTTCTCCATATCGGCGGCGCACGCACGGCATTGTTCAACTGGCTTTATGCCCGCCACACCGGCGGCAAGTTCCTGTTGCGGATCGAGGACACCGACCGCAAGCGCTCTACCGAACCAGCCATCGCCGCGATCCTTGACGGCATGCGCTGGCTGGGCCTCGATTGGGACGGTGAGGAGGTCTATCAGTTCTCGCGCCAGGCCAGGCATGTGGAAGTCGCACAGGCGCTGCTCGCATCGGGCAATGCCTATAGATGCTATGCCTCGTCGGAGGAGTTGGCCGCACTGCGCGAGGAGCAGCGCGCCGCCGGAAAGCCGATCCGCTATGACGGCCGCTGGCGCGACCGCGACCCGTCCGAAGCTCCCGAAGGTGCGTCGTTCGTCGTTCGCCTGAAGGCGCCGAAGGAAGGCGCGACGACGATCGACGACCGCGTCCAGGGCAGCGTGACCGTCAACAATGCCGAAATCGACGATTTCGTCCTGCTGCGCGCCGACGGCACGCCGACCTATATGCTCGCGGTGGTGGTCGACGATCACGACATGGGCGTCACCCATGTCATCCGCGGCGACGATCATTTCAACAATGCCTTCCGCCAGTTGCCGATCATCCGCGCGATGGGGTGGTCGGAGCCGGTCTATGCCCATGTGCCGCTGATCCACGGCGCCGACGGGGCGAAACTGTCGAAGCGCCACGGAGCATTGGGCGTCGACGCCTATCGCGACGAAATGGGCTACCTGCCGGAGGCCGTCTCGAACTATCTGCTCCGTCTCGGCTGGGGGCATGGCGACGAAGAGATCATCAGCCGCGACCGCGCGATCGGCCTGTTCGACCTGAGCGGGATCGGTAGATCGCCAAGCAGATTCGATTTCAAGAAGCTGAAAAACCTGAACGGCCATTACATGCGCGAAGCCGAGGATGCGCGCTTGGCGAAACTCGCGCGTCCCTTCCTCGGCTTTGAGCCCGACGAGCGCCAGATGGCGCTGTTCGAGCGCGCCGTACCGTTTCTGAAAGTCCGCGCGAACGATCTGATCGAACTGGCCGACGGCGCGGGATTCCTCTTTCGCTCCCGTCCGCTCGAATTGGACGAATCCGCCGCCGCTTTGCTAGAAGGCGACGCGCGGGCGATTCTGAGCCGGGTTCACGGGGCGCTTGACGCCGTGGAAAACTGGGATACGGAAACGCTCGAAACCGCGGTACGAAACACTGCCGAGGGTGCAGACGTTAAGCTGGGCAAGGTGGCACAGCCGCTACGGGCTGCACTGACCGGGCGAAAGACGTCACCGGGCATATTCGACGTGCTCGTCCTTCTCGGGCGGGAAGAGAGCCTGGCCCGTATCGCGGACCAGATGGCCTGA
- a CDS encoding citrate synthase — translation MTDTAKLQVSGEESEYPVLSGNVGPEVVDIRKFYAETGRFTYDPGFTSTASCESGLTYIDGAEGVLLHRGYPIGQLAEQSSFMEVAYLLLNKELPSKDELDRFNWTITRHTMVHEQLAQFFRGFRRDAHPMAIMCGVVGALSAFYHDSTDITDPHQRMVASHRLIAKMPTIAAMAYKYSIGQPFLYPQNDLSYTGNFLRMTFGVPAEEYAVDPVIEKALDRIFILHADHEQNASTSTVRLAGSSGANPFACIAAGIACLWGPAHGGANEAALNMLREIGTPERIPEYIARAKNKDDPFRLMGFGHRVYKNYDPRATVMQQTVRDVFKAMNVQDPVFETALRLEEIALNDDYFIEKKLFPNVDFYSGVVLSAIGFPTSMFTALFALARTVGWVAQWNEMISDPAQKIGRPRQLYTGPTQRDYVPVDKR, via the coding sequence ATGACCGACACCGCCAAGCTGCAGGTTTCCGGGGAAGAAAGCGAATATCCCGTCCTGTCGGGCAATGTCGGTCCCGAAGTGGTCGACATCCGCAAATTTTACGCCGAAACTGGGCGTTTCACCTATGATCCGGGGTTCACCTCGACGGCGAGCTGCGAGTCGGGGCTGACCTATATCGACGGTGCTGAAGGCGTGTTGCTCCATCGCGGCTATCCGATCGGCCAGCTTGCCGAACAGTCGAGCTTCATGGAGGTCGCCTACCTGCTGCTCAACAAGGAGTTGCCGTCGAAGGATGAACTCGACCGGTTCAACTGGACGATCACCCGTCACACGATGGTGCATGAACAGCTCGCTCAGTTCTTCCGGGGCTTTCGTCGCGATGCGCACCCGATGGCGATCATGTGCGGCGTGGTCGGAGCGCTATCGGCCTTCTATCACGATTCCACCGATATCACCGACCCGCATCAGCGCATGGTGGCGAGCCACCGGCTGATCGCCAAGATGCCGACGATCGCGGCGATGGCATATAAATACTCGATCGGTCAGCCGTTCCTCTACCCGCAGAACGACCTCAGCTATACCGGGAATTTCCTGCGCATGACCTTCGGCGTGCCGGCCGAGGAATATGCTGTCGATCCGGTCATCGAGAAGGCGCTGGACCGCATCTTCATCCTTCATGCCGATCACGAGCAGAATGCTTCGACCTCTACCGTGCGGCTCGCCGGTTCGTCGGGCGCGAACCCGTTCGCGTGCATTGCGGCCGGCATCGCCTGCCTGTGGGGCCCGGCGCATGGCGGCGCGAACGAGGCGGCGCTCAACATGCTGCGCGAGATCGGCACGCCCGAGCGTATTCCCGAATATATCGCGCGCGCCAAGAACAAGGACGATCCGTTCCGGCTAATGGGCTTCGGTCACCGCGTTTACAAGAACTACGATCCGCGTGCGACGGTGATGCAGCAGACCGTGCGCGACGTGTTCAAGGCGATGAACGTACAGGATCCGGTGTTCGAAACGGCGCTTCGGCTGGAAGAAATCGCTCTGAACGACGATTATTTCATCGAAAAGAAGCTGTTCCCGAATGTCGATTTCTATTCGGGCGTGGTACTGTCGGCGATCGGCTTTCCGACTTCGATGTTCACCGCCCTGTTCGCGCTTGCCCGTACCGTCGGCTGGGTCGCACAGTGGAACGAGATGATCTCCGACCCCGCGCAGAAGATCGGCCGGCCGCGCCAGCTCTATACCGGTCCGACGCAGCGTGACTACGTCCCCGTCGACAAGCGCTGA
- the moaC gene encoding cyclic pyranopterin monophosphate synthase MoaC: MSELTHLGEDGAARMVDVGGKDVTAREAVAGGRITMSAEAADAIRTGNVKKGDVLATARIAGIMAAKRTSELIPLCHPLPLTRVSIDLAIEDDGVTATATAATDGKTGVEMEALTAATVALLTIYDMAKAIDRAMTIESVHLLSKRGGKSGDWSAP; encoded by the coding sequence ATGAGCGAACTTACCCATCTGGGCGAAGACGGCGCGGCCCGGATGGTCGATGTCGGCGGCAAGGACGTGACGGCGCGCGAGGCGGTCGCCGGCGGGCGTATCACCATGTCGGCAGAGGCCGCAGATGCGATCCGCACGGGCAACGTCAAGAAGGGCGACGTGCTGGCGACCGCTCGGATCGCCGGAATCATGGCGGCGAAGCGGACGAGCGAGTTGATCCCGCTGTGCCATCCCCTGCCCCTCACCCGCGTCTCGATCGACCTCGCGATCGAGGACGACGGCGTCACGGCGACCGCCACCGCGGCGACCGACGGCAAGACCGGGGTCGAGATGGAAGCGTTGACCGCCGCGACGGTCGCGCTGCTGACCATCTACGACATGGCAAAGGCCATCGATCGGGCGATGACCATTGAATCGGTGCACCTGCTGTCGAAGCGCGGCGGTAAATCGGGCGACTGGAGCGCGCCATGA
- a CDS encoding ComEC/Rec2 family competence protein yields the protein MASSAAPAPSTGLGPHQFAGAARIGAVRDSVECWLDAERDQLPVWLPVAIGGGIAAWFLLPYRFQWIGFCLGTAGVGLAALAAGRGGRISRVLAVAAFALALGCALVWWRAERVAAPVLDHAGVARVVGVVEKIERIPARDIVRLRLAVRNADLPPVIRMNVAEQDVPAGLGEGAIIKARGWLMPPPPAAVPGAYDFTRVAWFDGIGATGRAFAPVTVTEPGQRADDTLRSRLSRYVRERVGGSAGALAATLATGDRGAIAEDDAEAMRNAGLAHLLSISGLHVTAVVGAVMLLVLRGLALFPTLAGTGRIPVIAAGAGAAAAVGYTWLTGAHVPTIRSCVAALLIVAAIVFGRQAITLRLVAAGALLVLLLWPETLVGPSFQLSFAAVTVIVALHEHPVARRWFSGRDRDDRWPIRFGRAALSLLVTGIVVELALMPIAFYHFHRAGLYGAAANILAIPLTTFVIMPAEAVALLLDLLRLGAPAWWVAGEALGLLLKLAHATASAPGAIAALPVTPTGAFAAIVLGGLWTALWRTGLRWIGLVSVAVGLAWALITPPPDLLVSADGTHMALRKADGSMALLRDRSGDYIRDVFRENGGSAESLTPIDAMPNARCSHDSCLIDYRAGDDRWRILATRSDYLIPRESLEPACRDASIIVSDRWLPRWCRPRWLKLDAKRLAATGGVAINFADHSIRTAVTSGGDHPWIDPPTIMPPYRPDR from the coding sequence ATGGCCAGTTCAGCCGCGCCTGCCCCTAGCACGGGCCTCGGCCCGCATCAATTCGCGGGCGCAGCACGCATTGGTGCGGTCCGCGATTCGGTTGAATGCTGGCTGGATGCGGAACGCGACCAGTTGCCGGTGTGGCTTCCCGTGGCCATCGGCGGCGGGATCGCGGCGTGGTTCCTGCTTCCATATCGTTTCCAGTGGATCGGTTTCTGCCTGGGAACCGCCGGCGTCGGACTGGCGGCACTGGCGGCGGGACGCGGCGGCAGAATATCGCGGGTCCTCGCGGTGGCGGCATTCGCGCTGGCATTGGGTTGTGCCCTCGTCTGGTGGCGGGCGGAGCGGGTGGCCGCTCCCGTCCTTGACCATGCCGGCGTTGCGCGGGTCGTCGGCGTGGTGGAAAAGATCGAGCGTATTCCGGCGCGGGACATCGTTCGACTCCGCCTGGCAGTGCGAAATGCGGATCTGCCGCCGGTGATCCGGATGAATGTGGCGGAACAGGATGTGCCCGCCGGGTTGGGAGAGGGCGCGATCATAAAGGCGCGGGGTTGGCTGATGCCGCCGCCGCCGGCGGCCGTTCCGGGCGCCTATGACTTTACCCGCGTGGCCTGGTTCGATGGTATCGGCGCGACCGGCCGGGCCTTTGCGCCCGTTACTGTGACCGAACCCGGCCAAAGGGCCGACGACACGCTGCGCAGCCGGCTGTCGCGATATGTGCGGGAGCGGGTGGGCGGCAGCGCCGGCGCCCTGGCGGCCACGCTCGCAACCGGTGATCGCGGCGCCATCGCCGAAGACGACGCCGAAGCGATGCGCAATGCAGGGCTGGCGCACCTGTTATCGATCAGCGGCCTGCATGTTACCGCCGTCGTCGGCGCGGTGATGCTGTTGGTGTTGAGGGGGCTGGCGCTTTTTCCGACCCTTGCCGGAACCGGGCGGATTCCCGTGATCGCCGCAGGCGCGGGGGCAGCCGCAGCGGTCGGGTACACCTGGCTGACCGGCGCGCACGTTCCCACGATCCGATCGTGCGTGGCGGCGCTGCTGATTGTTGCCGCCATCGTCTTCGGCCGGCAAGCGATTACCTTGCGGTTGGTGGCGGCCGGTGCGCTGCTGGTTCTGCTGCTATGGCCGGAAACGCTTGTCGGCCCCAGCTTTCAGTTGAGCTTCGCGGCCGTGACCGTGATCGTGGCACTCCACGAACATCCCGTCGCGCGGCGCTGGTTCAGCGGCCGGGACCGGGACGACCGTTGGCCGATCCGCTTCGGCCGGGCGGCGCTGTCGCTGCTCGTTACCGGCATCGTCGTGGAACTCGCGCTGATGCCCATCGCATTCTATCATTTCCATCGCGCCGGATTGTACGGTGCGGCGGCGAATATCCTTGCCATACCGCTTACGACCTTCGTCATCATGCCGGCCGAGGCAGTGGCGCTGCTTCTCGACCTTCTCCGACTGGGGGCGCCTGCATGGTGGGTCGCCGGCGAAGCGCTGGGGTTGTTGCTGAAACTGGCCCATGCGACCGCGTCGGCGCCGGGGGCGATCGCCGCGCTGCCCGTCACGCCGACCGGCGCGTTCGCGGCAATCGTCCTCGGCGGGCTGTGGACCGCGCTCTGGCGGACGGGATTACGCTGGATCGGCTTGGTATCGGTCGCAGTCGGCCTCGCCTGGGCGCTGATCACGCCGCCGCCGGACCTGCTGGTCAGCGCCGACGGCACGCACATGGCGCTGCGCAAAGCCGACGGATCCATGGCGTTGCTGCGCGATCGCAGCGGCGACTATATCCGGGATGTGTTTCGCGAAAACGGCGGCTCGGCCGAAAGCCTGACACCGATCGACGCTATGCCGAACGCGCGGTGCAGCCACGACAGTTGCCTGATCGATTACCGCGCCGGAGATGACCGCTGGCGCATTCTGGCCACGCGAAGCGACTATCTGATCCCGCGCGAATCGCTCGAACCTGCCTGCCGGGATGCCTCCATCATCGTCAGCGACCGATGGTTGCCACGGTGGTGCCGGCCACGCTGGCTGAAACTGGACGCGAAGCGCCTTGCCGCAACGGGCGGCGTCGCCATAAATTTCGCCGACCATTCCATCCGCACTGCGGTCACGTCGGGCGGCGACCACCCCTGGATCGATCCGCCGACCATCATGCCGCCCTATCGCCCGGATCGTTGA
- a CDS encoding DUF2336 domain-containing protein, producing the protein MPGSNVDHLSGNGPDVASLSCSIAGGDWRIRDARASALAELAVSDAHRLDEQLRISMVGRLNAMIDAVARALRGRAVQELKDCSHPALAARLEDARDVAADVADPRFFMRSGLADELYAQQGLTLLARSLPISAGEDPQRPSLLVRLTEDHDRDIAAAARAMLIAESGDLESDGSVSDLPDHLQHRFVWQVAAALRLSVSPVDAVETTALDRAIEGAANACLTEYDDQVRAEAAAMSLAERFDGEKAGRTDLLLEALEDRRPRLFVALLACGLRMEFPAMRDIVVDRDGALCWMALRALGLERPEIARVGYPLAEAKGDRFVQDLADSLETIAAMESAAALDALSLHRAGSAYREAVQSVATLRKR; encoded by the coding sequence ATGCCCGGTTCGAATGTCGACCACCTTTCCGGCAACGGCCCAGACGTTGCTTCCCTGTCCTGCTCGATTGCGGGTGGCGACTGGCGCATCCGCGACGCCCGCGCGTCCGCGCTGGCGGAGCTGGCGGTGTCGGATGCGCACCGCCTCGACGAGCAGCTTCGCATATCGATGGTGGGGCGGTTGAACGCGATGATCGACGCCGTCGCCCGCGCCTTGCGGGGGCGGGCCGTCCAAGAGTTGAAAGATTGCTCGCATCCAGCGCTGGCCGCGCGACTGGAAGACGCGCGCGATGTCGCCGCCGATGTCGCGGACCCGCGGTTTTTCATGCGTAGCGGCCTGGCCGATGAACTATATGCGCAGCAGGGCCTGACCCTTTTGGCGCGCAGCCTTCCGATATCTGCCGGGGAAGATCCGCAACGTCCGTCGCTGCTCGTCCGATTGACCGAGGACCATGATCGGGATATTGCCGCCGCCGCCCGCGCGATGCTGATCGCCGAGAGCGGTGATCTGGAGAGCGACGGCAGCGTATCCGATCTGCCGGATCACCTTCAACATCGTTTCGTATGGCAGGTGGCGGCCGCGCTGCGCCTGTCCGTGTCCCCCGTCGACGCGGTGGAAACCACTGCGTTGGACCGCGCAATCGAAGGGGCGGCAAACGCCTGCCTGACCGAATATGACGATCAGGTCCGCGCGGAGGCGGCGGCGATGTCGCTTGCGGAACGGTTCGATGGGGAGAAAGCAGGGCGGACCGACTTGCTGCTGGAAGCGTTGGAGGACAGGCGCCCGCGGCTTTTCGTGGCGCTGCTTGCATGTGGATTGCGAATGGAATTCCCCGCGATGCGCGATATCGTAGTGGATCGCGATGGGGCGCTTTGCTGGATGGCGCTGCGTGCGCTGGGCCTGGAGCGGCCGGAGATTGCGCGCGTCGGCTATCCACTGGCGGAGGCGAAGGGCGACCGGTTCGTGCAGGACCTGGCCGATTCGCTCGAGACGATTGCGGCGATGGAATCCGCTGCGGCACTGGATGCGCTGTCGCTGCACCGGGCCGGATCGGCGTACCGCGAGGCGGTACAAAGCGTCGCCACCTTGCGGAAGCGTTGA